A window of the Ipomoea triloba cultivar NCNSP0323 chromosome 14, ASM357664v1 genome harbors these coding sequences:
- the LOC116004304 gene encoding uncharacterized protein LOC116004304: MHLYFSPLYCLHLSNSTLSLTNMVGCSRKPEWVTALLRSEFFGSCVDHSDRRKNERNMFCIDCSLGFCKHCIASPSHCIRHRWLQICKYVYQDVVRLQDIQRYLDCSHIQTYKINGEKAVHLNPRPRSKDSKNCKPKGGSCCDACGRHIQEFPNRYCSIACKVSDIYKECKSENIISIQISHFDHLSSKENTTENESCSSLTESSEVIQVWVSSALKPKKQLHKRKGVPCRAPLC; this comes from the exons ATGCATCTCTACTTTTCTCCTCTCTACTGCCTGCACCTCTCTAATTCTACTCTCTCCCTCACCAATATG GTTGGGTGCTCAAGGAAGCCGGAGTGGGTGACGGCGTTGTTGCGGAGTGAATTCTTCGGGTCGTGCGTCGATCACAGCGATCGTCGCAAAAACGAGAGGAATATGTTCTGTATTGATTGTAGCCTCGGATTCTGTAAGCACTGTATTGCTTCGCCGTCGCATTGTATTCGTCACCGTTGGCTCCAAATCTGCAAGTATGTTTATCAGGACGTCGTTCGTCTACAAGACATCCAGAGATATCTCGATTGCTCTCATATTCAA ACCTACAAAATCAACGGCGAAAAGGCGGTTCATTTGAATCCACGGCCACGATCCAAAGATAGCAAAAACTGCAAACCCAAAGGAGGTTCGTGTTGTGATGCATGTGGGAGGCATATTCAAGAATTCCCAAATCGCTATTGCTCTATTGCATGCAAA GTTTCCGACATCTATAAAGAGTGTAAAAGTGAGAACATAATCTCGATCCAGATTTCACACTTTGATCACCTCTCCTCCAAGGAAAATACAACTGAAAATGAGTCTTGCAGTTCCTTAACAGAGTCATCAGAGGTAATTCAAGTTTGGGTAAGCTCAGCCTTAAAGCCAAAGAAGCAACTACACAAGAGGAAAGGTGTTCCATGTAGGGCTCCTCTATGCTAA
- the LOC116003555 gene encoding dirigent protein 11, producing the protein MGTMLPKIIFCIAVFLAAIAVLLLALFSPIPHKNNPSNSPMLALSLYIQQPNISTSNSYTAAPAANALIFQRLLTEGPENTSRVVGKAQGFIIPLERFAHSAFNIIYLTFHTDQFSGSLSIQAKNLEHKHQEEEEVELSVVGGTGSFAFARGLAVFAQTELHATFHVKLHLDFPNTIPR; encoded by the coding sequence ATGGGTACTATGCTCCCAAAGATCATATTCTGCATTGCAGTTTTCTTGGCTGCCATTGCAGTACTACTCCTAGCACTCTTCTCACCAATCCCACACAAAAACAACCCCTCAAACTCCCCTATGCTCGCCCTCTCCCTTTACATCCAACAACCCAATATTTCCACATCTAATTCCTACACGGCCGCGCCCGCCGCAAACGCCTTGATTTTCCAGCGCCTCCTCACGGAGGGACCGGAGAACACCTCCCGAGTGGTCGGAAAAGCGCAGGGCTTCATCATCCCGCTAGAGCGATTCGCCCACTCCGCCTTTAACATCATATATCTCACCTTCCACACCGATCAATTCTCCGGCAGCCTTAGTATCCAGGCCAAGAATTTGGAACACAAACatcaagaggaggaggaggtggaGCTTAGCGTTGTGGGTGGGACCGGCTCGTTTGCGTTTGCTCGGGGCCTTGCGGTTTTTGCACAGACTGAGTTGCATGCAACTTTTCACGTAAAATTGCATCTGGATTTCCCAAATACAATTCCTAGATAG
- the LOC116004639 gene encoding PHD finger protein At2g01810-like, translated as MASSLIEACKTRKRTRRPFRFEEFAMPGTIDGLSGAFRENIRFYLQEFAVLEDYIVAGMPLWSTWFITASNGAVFPLYAIEETVQHSPEPFCDHCKFAGWGHHYVSKRRYHLIVPANVNWEKPLTSNCLEIGSHILHGLIHCNGYGHLLCINGVREDSHSLPATHFMDFWDRLCTALKTRKVSVFDVSMKGGMELRLLHGVTYGMPWFGKWGYKFNRGSFGVTEQKYKIAIDYLQSLGLDKILNDFKKSHSGRRKIKQVIDKYREMSENPLITISELLQFMLSLKCRASNQNKTKLAEAYCTSKSNAQDNDTNPMSAKTFLNMLVKSDCRWPARRLEFVLVVIVNLLKEKKANESIENAGMMTRQELRDGIRKCIGDTGLIDFVLKSIRCFALGTHIVRRTTNPTTKLLEFTIDEAAKETTEVARFPFLDENNECRWDEGRLKQAAEAIVDILKTHNGNGSMSRQELRDKAREHVRDTGLIDFLLKSMNNSVVGNHVVYRSRNSLTKRIEFLIHDFEDSSSGEESIDIYADVKLLYDNVLLGYPGLDSVISATQVILDSKQFVKEWVFQDQENRMESMSLTCQVLPSFDELETELTRPLSPGEVVVVPGCITIGELKKVAQYALRDTYCIMENFVVKQIGGLKGIEDERVLMCTVSSEAHVWVRGCGLDLGTEMRYQDGSQNSKVKCVCGTKEDDGERMVECDACQAWQHTRCCGIDDDEDAPSVFLCGTCGGKW; from the exons ATGGCTTCTTCTCTGATTGAAGCCTGCAAAACAAGGAAGAGAACGCGAAGGCCGTTTCGCTTCGAGGAGTTCGCGATGCCGGGCACCATTGATGGCCTGAGCGGTGCTTTCAGAGAGAACATTCGGTTTTATCTCCAGGAATTCGCTGTGCTTGAAGACTACATTGTTGCCGGGATGCCTCTCTGGTCCACTTGGTTTATCACGGCCAGTAACGGAGCCGTGTTCCCTCTCTACGCCATTGAAGAAACCGTTCAGCACTCTCCCGAGCCCTTCTGCGATCATTGCAAATTCGCAG GTTGGGGCCACCATTATGTGTCAAAGAGACGGTACCACTTGATAGTTCCAGCGAATGTTAACTGGGAAAAACCGTTAACCAGCAATTGTTTGGAAATTGGGAGTCATATACTGCACGGCTTGATTCACTGCAATGGATATGGGCATTTGCTATGCATCAATGGTGTTCGAGAGGACTCACATTCTCTGCCAGCAACTCATTTCATGGACTTCTGGGATCGCCTCTGCACTGCCCTGAAAACTAG GAAAGTCTCTGTGTTTGATGTTTCGATGAAGGGAGGGATGGAACTGAGACTACTTCATGGTGTCACTTATGGGATGCCTTGGTTTGGTAAGTGGGGTTACAAGTTTAACCGCGGAAGCTTTGGGGTAACAGAACAGAAATACAAGATTGCAATTGACTATCTGCAGTCATTAGGCCTTGATAAGATACTCAATGATTTCAAGAAATCTCATTcaggaagaaggaaaatcaaGCAAGTTATTGACAAGTACAGAGAAATGAGTGAAAACCCATTGATTACAATCAGTGAGCTCTTGCAATTCATGCTTTCTCTCAAGTGCAGAGCTTCAAATCAGAACAAAACCAAACTGGCTGAAGCTTATTGTACTTCTAAATCCAATGCACAGGACAATGATACTAATCCTATGAGTGCAAAGACATTTCTGAATATGCTAGTTAAGAGTGATTGCAGGTGGCCTGCCAGGAGGCTAGAGTTTGTGCTGGTTGTAATTGTGAATTTGCTGAAAGAAAAGAAGGCAAATGAGAGTATTGAAAATGCTGGCATGATGACTAGGCAAGAGCTGAGAGATGGCATAAGAAAATGTATTGGTGACActggtttgattgattttgtgcTCAAATCCATCAGATGCTTTGCATTGGGCACTCACATTGTTCGCCGAACAACCAATCCAACCACTAAGTTAttggaattcaccatcgatgAAGCTGCTAAGGAAACAACAGAAGTAGCAAGGTTTCCATTTTTAGATGAAAATAATGAGTGCAGATGGGATGAAGGAAGGCTAAAACAGGCAGCAGAAGCTATAGTTGATATCCTGAAAACACATAATGGCAATGGTTCTATGTCAAGGCAAGAGCTCCGGGACAAGGCTAGGGAACATGTTCGTGACACTGGACTCATAGATTTTTTGCTGAAATCAATGAACAATTCTGTGGTTGGGAATCACGTTGTTTATCGTTCAAGAAACTCTTtaacaaagaggattgaattcCTTATTCATGATTTTGAAGACAGCAGCAGTGGTGAAGAAAGCATTGATATTTATGCGGATGTTAAGTTGTTATATGATAATGTGCTGCTTGGTTACCCCGGGTTGGATTCAGTCATTTCTGCGACTCAGGTTATCTTGGACAGCAAGCAGTTTGTGAAGGAATGGGTATTTCAGGATCAAGAAAACAGGATGGAAAGCATGTCATTGACGTGCCAAGTCTTACCAAGTTTCGATGAGTTAGAGACTGAATTGACTCGGCCATTGTCACCCGGTGAAGTGGTAGTAGTCCCGGGATGCATCACAATAGGAGAGCTAAAAAAAGTGGCACAATATGCACTAAGGGATACCTACTGCATCATGGAGAACTTTGTGGTGAAGCAAATTGGGGGCTTGAAGGGGATTGAGGATGAGAGGGTACTAATGTGCACTGTGAGTTCTGAAGCACATGTTTGGGTGAGAGGGTGTGGGTTGGACTTGGGCACTGAGATGAGGTATCAAGATGGGTCCCAGAATTCAAAGGTGAAATGTGTGTGTGGGACCAAAGAGGATGATGGGGAGAGGATGGTGGAGTGTGATGCTTGCCAAGCATGGCAACACACAAGGTGCTGTGgcattgatgatgatgaggatgcaCCTTCTGTGTTTCTTTGTGGGACTTGTGGTGGCAAATGGTGA
- the LOC116005237 gene encoding putative disease resistance RPP13-like protein 3, whose translation MADAVVEFLLENLKQLLLYHVDLLSGVKDQVESLHRELSLMKAFLKDSREKRSEYEYVRELVSQITIVAYEAEDIIDTFVVNAAAQKARSTMKRVIYAFDHSSKLRNVAKEIQTIKVKVKEIYDKKLFGIESLHGREPFRRTTPQKKAPIVEEENVVGFNEEAKVVMDRLTKGSKELEIVSIVGMGGLGKTTLAKKVYTDPSIEYHFYNRAWIYVSQQYNRKEVFLGILDSLGLLSEKMYRMNDDRLAEELCGQLKSNRYLIVIDDVWTKEAWDDLKMAFPKTSYGSRILLTTRNTEVALHADPESPHHLQFLTDEKSWELLCKKVFRKGSCPSELEHLGWEIARRCYGLPLAIVVVSGLLVKREKTRDWWKKVADAVSSYVARDPKECMDILALSYKHLPDHLKVCFIYFGVFPEDFEIPVWKLLKLWVAEGLIQPLGQECLEYTAEEYLEDLVDRNLVLIAKKRANGRIKTCRIHDMLRDLCVKMGAEERFLEVIKSSAENHPLSLIPSYHRRLCVHSQFLDFVSSKPYRPHVRSFMCFALEEVDLPREHTSFIQEAFRLVRVVDLRCISFSRFPNEIVQLVHLRYIAISGNFKVLPASISNLWNLQTLIVGTKSRELDIKVDIWKMSQFRHLYTSSLSCLCGPPAQTRKDNEDPFVRRNIQTISTVSPSCCTKNILARAPGLRKLGIRGKLVTLVTANGGSVMFDNLAKLDHLETLKLLNDTFPLHPSQCQIPSLPQWYKFPPNLKKLTLSDTFLDWQQISTLGMLPNLEVLKLKDYAFKGTHWEPLDGGFRLLRVLHIGRTDLVYWNASSHHFPRLQRVLLRHCEKLVGIPPSLGEVSSLQNVELYWPLPSAAASARVIQTQKLNNQLVQGIVNNSFKLFIYPPDL comes from the coding sequence ATGGCTGATGCTGTTGTGGAGTTTCTTTTAGAGAATTTGAAGCAATTACTGCTTTACCATGTTGACCTGCTTTCTGGGGTAAAGGATCAAGTTGAATCTCTTCATAGAGAGCTGAGTTTGATGAAGGCCTTTCTTAAGGACTCCCGGGAGAAGCGTAGTGAGTATGAATATGTTCGAGAATTAGTAAGTCAAATCACGATAGTTGCGTATGAGGCAGAGGATATAATCGATACGTTTGTAGTGAATGCTGCTGCCCAGAAGGCGAGAAGCACCATGAAAAGAGTGATATATGCATTTGATCATTCTTCCAAGCTCCGCAATGTTGCCAAAGAGATTCAAACCATCAAGGTAAAGGTGAAAGAGATTTATGACAAAAAGTTGTTTGGAATTGAAAGCCTTCACGGGAGAGAGCCTTTTCGTAGAACTACACCACAGAAGAAAGCACCTATTGTGGAAGAAGAAAACGTGGTGGGGTTCAATGAAGAGGCTAAAGTAGTCATGGATCGCCTTACTAAAGGCTCTAAGGAGTTAGAAATTGTCTCAATTGTTGGCATGGGGGGTCTCGGTAAAACAACCTTAGCTAAAAAGGTTTATACAGATCCTTCCATTGAGTATCATTTTTATAACCGTGCATGGATTTATGTCTCTCAACAATACAATAGAAAGGAGGTTTTTCTTGGAATTCTAGATTCTTTAGGCCTACTTAGTGAGAAAATGTATAGAATGAATGACGATAGGTTGGCTGAAGAGTTATGTGGTCAATTGAAGAGCAATCGTTATCTTATTGTCATTGATGATGTTTGGACAAAAGAAGCTTGGGATGATCTTAAAATGGCATTTCCAAAGACTAGTTATGGGAGTAGGATACTGTTAACCACTCGGAACACAGAGGTGGCCTTGCATGCTGATCCCGAAAGTCCTCACCATTTGCAGTTTCTAACTGATGAAAAAAGTTGGGAGCTCCTATGCAAGAAGGTCTTTCGAAAAGGAAGCTGCCCTTCTGAGTTGGAACATTTAGGATGGGAAATTGCAAGAAGATGTTATGGACTGCCACTTGCAATTGTGGTAGTTTCGGGGCTTCTTGTAAAGAGGGAAAAGACTCGTGATTGGTGGAAGAAAGTTGCTGATGCTGTTAGTTCGTATGTTGCTCGAGATCCAAAGGAGTGTATGGATATCCTAGCACTAAGTTACAAGCACCTACCAGATCACTTGAAAGTCTGCTTCATCTACTTTGGGGTTTTCCCCGAAGACTTTGAGATCCCAGTATGGAAATTACTCAAGTTATGGGTTGCCGAGGGATTGATTCAGCCTCTGGGCCAGGAATGCTTAGAGTATACTGCAGAGGAATATCTCGAGGATCTTGTTGATAGAAATTTAGTCTTGATTGCAAAGAAGAGGGCAAATGGAAGGATTAAAACCTGTCGCATTCATGATATGTTGCGTGATCTGTGTGTGAAAATGGGTGCAGAGGAGAGATTTCTAGAGGTGATCAAAAGCTCTGCAGAAAACCATCCTCTAAGTTTAATTCCAAGTTATCATCGCCGGTTGTGTGTTCATTCCCAGTTCTTGGACTTCGTTTCTTCAAAGCCTTATAGGCCACACGTTCGCTCCTTTATGTGTTTTGCCTTGGAAGAAGTGGACTTGCCTCGCGAGCATACATCGTTCATCCAAGAAGCCTTCAGATTGGTGAGAGTAGTGGAcctaaggtgcatcagtttctCACGCTTTCCTAACGAGATTGTACAATTGGTTCACTTGAGGTACATCGCCATCTCGGGAAATTTCAAGGTTCTCCCGGCTTCAATCTCTAACCTTTGGAATCTTCAAACACTCATTGTGGGAACAAAGTCTCGCGAGCTTGACATCAAAGTAGATATTTGGAAAATGTCACAGTTCAGGCACCTGTATACAAGTTCCCTGAGTTGCCTGTGTGGACCTCCAGCCCAAACGCGCAAGGACAATGAAGATCCGTTTGTGAGAAGAAACATTCAAACGATTTCCACTGTGTCGCCTTCTTGTTGTACCAAGAATATACTTGCAAGGGCTCCCGGTTTGAGAAAACTTGGAATTCGAGGGAAGTTAGTGACACTGGTGACAGCAAATGGAGGGTCAGTTATGTTTGACAATCTTGCCAAATTGGACCACCTTGAGACATTAAAGTTGCTAAATGACACATTCCCACTTCATCCATCTCAGTGTCAAATCCCAAGTCTTCCCCAGTGGTATAAGTTTCCCCCAAACCTGAAGAAGCTAACTTTATCAGACACTTTTCTGGATTGGCAGCAGATATCTACACTAGGCATGCTGCCGAACCTTGAAGTGCTTAAACTGAAAGACTATGCTTTCAAGGGAACTCATTGGGAGCCGTTGGATGGAGGGTTTCGCCTGCTCAGAGTTCTGCACATTGGACGAACGGATTTGGTGTACTGGAATGCTTCAAGTCATCACTTTCCTAGGCTTCAACGTGTCCTTCTTAGACACTGTGAAAAGCTAGTCGGGATCCCGCCTAGCCTTGGGGAAGTTTCTTCACTACAAAATGTGGAGCTCTATTGGCCCCTACCATCTGCTGCAGCTTCTGCTAGGGTCATCCAAACCCAAAAGTTAAATAACCAGTTGGTACAAGGGATTGTAAACAATAGCTTCAAGCTCTTTATCTATCCTCCAGATCTTTAA